From a single Drosophila sulfurigaster albostrigata strain 15112-1811.04 chromosome 3, ASM2355843v2, whole genome shotgun sequence genomic region:
- the LOC133840904 gene encoding nucleosome-remodeling factor subunit NURF301 isoform X5 has protein sequence MSGRGSRKRGRPPKTPNERSSSGRFNYQLLKKPKYLSEGKSQPSTPSASRCISPQSDECSRSSHNNRGSARGSGAKRGRGRKSNVHANTSTNSYSARKGYESEYHYGSDFGDSDDEKSDNEDDMLLTPSDDESLDAANESESEFSVCSFTQNGLGRPPRPPSPEPIWLQEGREFPALELPESSEDLFIGNAHVLRALSIYEVLRRFRHLVRLSPFRFEDFCAALVCEEQSALLTDVHIMLLKAILREEDVQGTHFGPLDQKDTVNISLYLIDAITWPEVLRSYVESDKEFDRDVYHILCSGEYPYSGVDNRLTVLQFLGDQFLTANCVRDVMVQEGPIHYDDHCRVCHRLGDLLCCETCPAVYHLECVDPPMNDVPTEDWQCGLCRSHKVSGVVDCVLPQEKQGVLIRHDNLGVDRHGRRYWFIARRIFVEDQLDGTCWYYSNQAKFELLLKRMDATELESRLYVQLTDRQEEIERQMKLTESLTNEHKHNNKRTQIDLEQEATQELLEKEAAAAANDEEENDGESSPPAEVAKKVAEDNKMVTRQKTNQMNSGTLYFKLGMEQGFKNYVNQYATNPIALNKPQRNEERDKRRHLSHKFSLTTASDFKWIGITMGTCDNIITTLRQTLINFESNIAASFMNPNWLNNKKMWNSAVMNAKRATDFGAVMLLFQSSLKSVVFANVWHEQLGHMQLQRITSAEREERKKQEKREKRERDDEEERNRLAFNYIKYSLGLKHQVWKQKGEEYRVHGQWGWLWLSSSRRCGVRARRTRAQPLTHARIYVHYSMGEEETETAVNESVLVDPRTQRFMQQCESIHSEGQICHYLPENHTNIKVYEDVGDRVAGHIDVSKALTAPGRHYYPKVARKCRLDDLLERRTKLAEVEQQIAFKSDVESDVKPLLITASAANNKQTYLEKRLMRLTESAGPGKNLATTVNFDLVNSLAKQIQTVRMQFSQLNRFAKTFRCYTKECNTNSNAVSQITQNTCYSPLCLQKARAKKELLLLLRKAHTAGNGSKETVAAILGAVKKPPSILEQKLTEGKKEAVQLTLEEVDEHNKTLESEAPLDLLHDWDQARQHAVAFSEQLLKDCLLLESEKEPAAEKVAVKQEDASINPDTSTQDSDKMDYIESMDVCSNVEIESTEDSLAAAASAASSTANADDVDIFANTRRKRTQKPKKAYIGTKDVLDQTLDKDIPLNKQNRRFPITARPVKREDVTKYEREYFENGSERVYSSTSSRGRVYLLRDAAKLYEQSVKAEDKTKVVKNATYARYPLISNFLTHKQKRSLLVLPRYELLKLARLAGKAPSSGFHHGAKNNSIWQYQCSRPLFRTCWSYRTSNATTLSSIALQLRILWSCLRWDDMIAKSPSTDGKHQVTTENEIVTLELLKLRHAGRYGEKTSYLRRKVVIPLEMPKTIREVTSIRSGLRKRKRAESPQPTEPQISEEWVDEDKLELWEIKFIGEKQEKARLATVTRSVASRQLEATNGGAANSPSNGSPAGGRVLLAPKPNEEVKDKMEQQLKLQRAAHQQRKILNSSGEVTRSSTPVKGQVIGSRRVIVKNPDGTTRIIQQAVTQVPRTVTTATTASSSSPAPSNAAQSNASTSSSTTSTPSATPHKVQIIRGPDGKVSVRGLNPGQQLVQMPDGKLHVLTTTQASNVATPVKGKLPIKTLATGGQTPQAVATTTAGSAANTPVMKQIALKHVAKTPATQTLATSQRVTLPLAQVRNKLLLAQQQQAQQQQQQQQQQTTPTVQKLVSKVVTNASPSQQVFVQQGSKLLVTQGAQGQKVIISAAPSAQQQQQQTQQSTATVQQQQIVHTQTIQQQQQHIQQQPAQQQQQQQQQIVVNQQVGAQPTQKVIQQIVNTSNVQQQIVVGGQRIILSPGQTIVTQRNVPQSQALQMVQQQIQTQQQQQTTTQHVVQQPQQQQQQQFVVQTNPTVQAATPTTQTKVVKQIVVQQPQQQQQQQQQVIEEKPQSSAAETAEATTQQVLVPNSTLAQQLAQGKLQVATINGQQVIVKPLGNNQAQIVAHIKHQGDGNAHIVTNNATPAVSQASPQASPVKLPTQQQQQQQTVVQQAPQQVVQQVQQVTQQPQQQQHIVQQVVQQAQPAAQQQQQLSVEESLLQNQPPGTVIKCVTAQVLQTEHGPRIVLQGLVGNDFTAQQLQLVQTQVKQQLMKAQESNGKLGVLGPTKIYLAVQPETAAQSSQPPPLTPVHQSATHQQKLAPR, from the exons ATGAGCGGTCGTGGCAGTCGAAAACGAGGACGCCCGCCAAAGACGCCAAATGAGCGTTCATCGTCGGGACGTTTCAACTATCAACTGCTCAAGAAGCCCAAATATCTCAGCGAAGGCAAATCACAGCCAAGCACGCCGTCAGCATCACGATGCATCTCGCCCCAGAGCGATGAGTGCAGTCGCAGCAGTCACAATAATCGCGGCAGTGCTCGGGGCTCCGGCGCCAAGCGAGGACGCGGACGCAAATCAAATGTACATGCAAACACCAGCACCAACAGTTATTCGGCCAGAAAag GCTACGAATCGGAATACCATTATGGGTCCGATTTCGGCGATTCGGACGACGAGAAGTCGGACAATGAAGACGATATGCTGCTGACGCCTAGCGATGACGAGAGTCTGGATGCTGCCAACGAGAGCGAGTCGGAATTTTCTGTCTGCAGTTTCACACAAAACGGCCTCGGAAGGCCGCCACGTCCGCCCAGTCCAGAGCCCATTTGGCTGCAGGAGGGCAGAGAGTTTCCTGCGTTGGAGTTACCGGAATCATCGGAAGATCTATTCATTGGGAATGCGCATGTGTTGCGCGCTCTAAGTATTTATGAAGTATTGCGACGTTTTCGTCATCTGGTACGTCTCTCACCGTTCCGCTTCGAGGACTTTTGTGCGGCTCTGGTGTGCGAGGAGCAGAGTGCTCTGCTCACCGACGTTCACATAATGCTGCTCAAGGCAATCTTACGCGAGGAGGATGTACAGGGCACCCATTTTGGTCCGCTCGATCAGAAGGATACGGTTAACATCAGTTTGTATCTGATCGATGCCATCACCTGGCCCGAAGTGTTGCGCAGCTATGTGGAAAGTGATAAGGAATTCGATCGTGACGTCTATCATATCCTTTGCTCCGGTGAATATCCGTATTCGGGTGTCGATAATCGTTTGACTGTGCTGCAATTTCTGGGCGATCAATTCCTCACTGCCAATTGTGTGCGTGATGTGATGGTCCAGGAGGGACCCATTCACTATGACGATCATTGTCGTGTGTGTCATCGTCTCGGCGATTTGCTGTGCTGCGAAACATGCCCGGCTGTCTATCACTTGGAATGCGTCGATCCGCCCATGAACGATGTGCCCACCGAGGACTGGCAGTGTGGCTTGTGTCGCTCCCACAAGGTATCCGGTGTGGTGGACTGTGTGCTGCCGCAGGAGAAGCAAGGTGTGCTCATCCGTCACGATAATCTGGGTGTCGATCGTCATGGTCGTCGCTATTGGTTTATTGCGCGTCGCATCTTTGTCGAGGATCAGCTCGATGGCACCTGCTGGTATTACAGTAATCAGGCCAAGTTTGAGTTGCTTCTAAAGCGCATGGATGCCACCGAGTTGGAATCGCGACTGTATGTACAGTTAACTGATCGCCAGGAGGAGATTGAGCGTCAGATGAAGTTAACCGAATCGCTGACAAACgagcacaaacacaacaacaaacgcacCCAAATCGATCTCGAGCAAGAGGCTACACAAGAACTGCTCGAAAAGgaggcagcagcggcagctaaTGATGAGGAAGAAAATGACGGAGAATCTTCTCCGCCGGCTGAGGTAGCTAAAAAGGTCGCGGAGGACAATAAGATGGTGACACGCCAGAAGACGAATCAAATGAACAGCGGCACACTCTACTTCAAGCTGGGCATGGAGCAGGGCTTTAAGAACTATGTCAATCAATATGCCACCAATCCGATAGCCCTGAACAAGCCGCAACGCAACGAGGAGCGCGACAAGCGTCGCCATTTGTCGCACAAATTCTCGCTAACGACTGCATCGGATTTCAAATGGATTGGCATTACGATGGGCACTTGTGACAACATTATTACAACGCTGCGCCAGACGCTCATCAATTTCGAATCGAATATTGCCGCCTCCTTTATGAATCCCAACTGgttgaacaacaaaaagatgTGGAACAGCGCCGTAATGAATGCGAAACGAGCCACAGATTTCGGTGCCGTAATGCTGCTGTTTCAGTCGTCACTCAAAAGCGTTGTCTTCGCCAACGTGTGGCACGAGCAGCTGGGACACATGCAATTGCAACGCATCACGAGTGCAGAGCGTGAGGAGCGCAAGAAGCAGGAGAAACGCGAGAAGCGTGAACGCGACGATGAGGAGGAACGCAATCGCTTGGCCTTCAACTACATTAAATACTCGCTGGGCCTGAAGCACCAGGTGTGGAAGCAAAAGGGCGAGGAGTATCGTGTCCACGGCCAATGGGGATGGCTCTGGTTGTCGAGCAGTCGCCGTTGCGGAGTCCGTGCACGACGCACGCGCGCCCAGCCGTTGACCCACGCTCGCATCTATGTGCATTATTCGATGGGCGAGGAGGAGACGGAGACGGCTGTCAATGAGAGCGTGCTCGTTGATCCGCGCACACAGCGCTTTATGCAGCAATGTGAATCGATTCACAGCGAGGGACAGATTTGCCATTATCTTCCCGAGAACCATACCAACATCAAGGTCTATGAGGATGTGGGCGATCGTGTGGCCGGTCACATTGATGTGAGCAAAGCCCTGACAGCACCAGGACGACATTACTACCCGAAGGTGGCACGCAAATGCCGCCTGGATGATTTGCTGGAGCGTCGCACAAAATTGGCCGAGGTGGAGCAACAAATCGCCTTCAAATCGGATGTGGAAAGCGATGTCAAACCGCTGTTGATTACAGCGAGCGCCgcgaacaacaaacaaacgtATCTGGAGAAGCGTTTGATGCGTCTCACCGAATCGGCGGGTCCCGGCAAGAATCTGGCCACCACTGTGAATTTCGATCTTGTCAATTCGCTGGCCAAGCAAATCCAAACAGTGCGCATGCAATTCAGTCAGCTGAATCGCTTTGCGAAGACTTTCCGCTGCTACACCAAGGAGTGCAATACTAACTCAAATGCCGTCTCACAAATCACGCAAAACACTTGCTATTCCCCGCTCTGTCTGCAGAAGGCGCGTGCCAAgaaggagctgctgctgctgctacgcAAGGCGCACACGGCAGGCAACGGCTCGAAGGAGACTGTTGCCGCCATTCTGGGTGCTGTGAAGAAACCACCGTCCATACTCGAGCAGAAGCTCACGGAGGGCAAGAAGGAAGCGGTGCAGCTGACGCTCGAGGAGGTCGATGAGCACAACAAAACGCTTGAGTCGGAGGCGCCGCTTGACTTGCTGCACGACTGGGATCAGGCGCGTCAGCATGCCGTTGCCTTTAGCGAGCAGCTGCTCAAGGATTGCCTGCTGCTCGAGTCGGAGAAGGAGCCAGCTGCCGAGAAAGTTGCAGTTAAGCAGGAGGATGCCAGCATAAATCCCGATACGAGCACACAAGACTCGGACAAAATGGATTACATCGAGAGCATGGATGTGTGCAGCAATGTGGAGATCGAGAGCACCGAAGACTCGTTGGCCGCAGCAGCGAGCGCCGCCAGCTCCACAGCGAATGCCGATGATGTGGACATATTCGCAAACACTCGACGCAAGCGCACACAGAAGCCGAAGAAGGCCTACATTGGCACCAAGGATGTGCTCGATCAGACGCTCGACAAGGACATACCGTTGAACAAGCAGAATCGTCGCTTCCCCATCACAGCGCGTCCCGTGAAGCGCGAGGATGTCACCAAGTATGAACGCGAATATTTTGAGAATGGCAGCGAACGTGTTTACTCGTCCACATCATCGCGAGGACGCGTCTATTTGCTGCGCGATGCGGCCAAGCTGTATGAGCAATCGGTCAAGGCAGAGGACAAGACAAAGGTGGTAAAGAATGCGACCTATGCACGCTATCCGCTCATCTCCAACTTCTTGACGCATAAGCAAAAGCGAAGTCTCTTGGTCTTGCCACGTTACGAGCTGCTGAAATTGGCTCGTTTGGCGGGCAAAGCTCCCAGCAGTGGCTTCCATCATGGGGCGAAGAACAATTCCATTTGGCAGTATCAATGTTCGCGTCCATTGTTCCGCACCTGTTGGTCTTATCGTACATCGAATGCCACCACATTGTCGAGCATTGCGCTGCAGTTGCGCATTTTGTGGTCGTGTTTGCGCTGGGATGACATGATTGCCAAGTCACCGTCCACCGATGGCAAGCATCAGGTGACCACCGAGAACGAGATTGTCACATTGGAGTTGCTCAAGTTGCGTCACGCTGGTCGCTATGGCGAAAAGACGAGCTATCTGCGGCGCAAGGTCGTCATTCCACTGGAGATGCCAAAGACTATTCGAG AGGTCACATCGATACGTTCTGGCTTGCGCAAACGGAAGCGTGCCGAGTCGCCGCAGCCCACAGAGCCGCAGATTAGCGAGGAATGGGTGGACGAGGACAAGCTGGAGCTGTGGGAAATCAAGTTCATTGGCGAGAAGCAGGAGAAGGCACGCCTCGCAACCGTCACGCGTTCGGTGGCCTCGCGCCAACTCGAGGCAACCAATGGCGGTGCTGCGAATAGCCCCAGCAATGGCAGCCCGGCTGGTGGACGTGTGCTGTTGGCACCGAAGCCCAACGAGGAGGTCAAAGACAAAATGGAGCAGCAGCTCAAGTTACAACGTGCCGCGCATCAGCAGCGCAAGATACTCAACTCTAGCGGCGAAGTGACGCGCTCATCAACGCCAg TTAAGGGACAAGTGATTGGCAGCCGACGTGTGATAGTAAAGAATCCGGATGGCACCACGCGCATCATTCAGCAGGCTGTGACGCAAGTGCCGCGCACAGTGACGACAGCCACAACGGCATCATCATCGAGTCCAGCACCCTCCAATGCAGCACAATCGAATGCCAGCACATCATCGTCCACAACCTCGACGCCGTCGGCAACGCCGCATAAAGTACAAATCATACGTGGCCCAGATGGCAAAGTCAGTGTGCGTGGTCTCAATCCCGGCCAGCAGCTGGTGCAGATGCCCGATGGCAAGTTGCATGTGCTGACAACGACACAAGCTTCGAACGTCGCCACGCCAG TGAAAGGGAAATTGCCAATTAAAACGCTGGCAACTGGAGGACAAACCCCACAggcggtggcaacaacaactgctggcTCAGCTGCTAACACGCCGGTGATgaaacaaattgcattgaaGCATGTTGCCAAAACGCCGGCGACCCAAACGTTGGCAACATCACAGCGTGTCACATTGCCCTTGGCGCAGGTGAGGAATAAATTGCTCTtggcgcaacagcaacaagcacagcagcagcaacaacaacaacagcagcaaacgacGCCAACAGTTCAGAAATTAGTGTCGAAAGTGGTGACAAATGCGTCGCCATCGCAGCAAGTGTTTGTGCAGCAAGGCTCCAAGTTGCTGGTGACACAAGGAGCGCAGGGTCAAAAGGTAATCATATCTGCAGCCCCGAgtgcacagcagcaacaacaacagacacagCAGAGCACTGCCACagtccagcagcaacaaattgtgcacacacagacaatacaacagcagcagcagcacatacagcaacagccagcccaacagcagcagcagcaacaacaacaaattgtggtCAATCAACAGGTGGGCGCACAGCCCACACAGAAGGTGATACAGCAGATTGTCAATACCAGCAATGTGCAGCAACAGATTGTGGTGGGCGGTCAACGCATCATTTTGAGTCCGGGCCAAACGATTGTCACGCAACGCAATGTGCCGCAAAGTCAAGCATTGCAGATGGTGCAGCAGCAGATacaaacgcagcagcagcagcaaacaaccaCCCAGCATGTtgtgcagcagccacaacagcagcagcaacagcaatttgtGGTCCAAACCAATCCGACTGTGCAAGCGGCGACGCCCACAACCCAGACCAAGGTGGTTAAGCAGATTGTggtgcagcagccacagcagcaacaacaacaacagcagcaagttaTTGAAGAGAAACCACAAAGCAGCGCAGCCGAAACAGCTGAGGCAACCACACAGCAAGTGTTGGTGCCAAACTCGACGCTGGCACAGCAATTGGCGCAGGGCAAACTGCAGGTGGCAACGATCAATGGGCAGCAAGTGATTGTCAAACCATTGGGCAACAATCAGGCGCAAATTGTGGCACACATCAAGCATCAGGGCGATGGAAATGCGCACATTGTGACGAACAATGCAACGCCGGCCGTATCGCAAGCGAGTCCCCAAGCTTCACCCGTCAAACTGcccacacaacagcaacagcagcagcaaactgtGGTGCAACAAGCGCCACAGCAAGTTGTGCAGCAAGTGCAGCAGGTGAcccagcagccgcagcaacagcagcacattGTGCAACAGGTGGTGCAGCAAGCGCAGCcagcagcacagcaacaacagcagttgaGTGTGGAGGAAAGTCTTCTACAGAATCAACCGCCTGGCACAGTGATCAAATGCGTAACTGCCCAAGTCCTGCAAACGGAGCACGGACCACGTATAGTGCTGCAAGGTCTGGTGGGCAATGACTTCACAGCTCAACAGCTGCAGCTAGTGCAGACGCAAGTCAAGCAGCAGTTAATGAAAg CGCAAGAATCAAATGGCAAGCTCGGTGTTTTAGggccaacaaaaatttatCTTGCTGTGCAGCCGGAAACTGCGGCGCAATCATCGCAGCCGCCACCATTGACACCTGTGCATCAATCGGCGACACATCAACAA AAACTGGCGCCAAGGTGA